In a genomic window of Suricata suricatta isolate VVHF042 chromosome 12, meerkat_22Aug2017_6uvM2_HiC, whole genome shotgun sequence:
- the LOC115273485 gene encoding olfactory receptor 7D4-like — MYLVTVLGNGLIILAVGSDSHLHTPMYFFLSTLSFADICFTSTTIPKMLVNIQTQSKSITYAGCIAQMYFFMVFGGMDTFLLTVMAYDRFVAISICHPLHYPVIMNPCVCGLLVLVSWFISLSYSPIQSLLMLRLSFCTNGLIPHFYCELAQVLMLAYSDTSVNHILLYMVTSCLGIVPFSGILFSYSRIASSILRIPSATGKYKTFSTCVSHLSVVSLFYGTGFGVYLSSDASSWRRMIAFVMYTVVTPMLNPFIYSLRNRDIKRALQEILRRTLYVQGWEHLS, encoded by the exons ATGTACCTGGTCACTGTGCTGGGAAACGGGCTCATCATCCTGGCCGTGGGATCTgactcccacctccacacccccatgtacttcttcctctcgACCTTGTCTTTTGCAGACATCTgtttcacctccaccaccatccctAAGATGCTGGTGAACATCCAAACACAGAGCAAATCTATCACCTATGCCGGCTGCATTGCccagatgtatttttttatggtttttggggGCATGGACACGTTTCTCCTCactgtgatggcctatgaccggttTGTAGCCATCT CCATCTGTCACCCCTTGCACTACCCAGTCATCATGAACCCATGTGTCTGTGGCCTCCTGGTTCTTGTGTCCTGGTTCATCAGCTTGTCATACTCCCCGATCCAGAGTCTCTTGATGTTGCGGCTGTCCTTCTGCACCAACGGGCTAATTCCACACTTTTACTGTGAACTTGCTCAGGTCCTCATGCTTGCCTACTCAGACACATCGGTCAATCATATCCTGCTATATATGGTAACTAGCTGTCTTGGCATTGTTCCCTTCTCTGGGATCCTTTTCTCTTATAGCCGAATTGCCTCCTCAATCCTGAGAATCCCGTCAGCCACTGGGAAGTATAAGACATTTTCTACCTGTGTATCTCACCTGTCTGTGGTTTCCTTATTCTATGGCACAGGGTTTGGTGTGTACCTCAGTTCTGATGCATCTTCTTGGAGGAGAATGATCGCCTTTGTAATGTACACCGTGGTCACCCCAATGCTGAatcccttcatctacagcctacGGAACAGGGACATCAAGAGGGCATTACAAGAAATTCTCAGGAGAACACTTTATGTTCAGGGATGGGAACACTTGTCCTGA